A region from the Nonlabens sp. YIK11 genome encodes:
- a CDS encoding glycoside hydrolase family 65 protein, whose amino-acid sequence MSREYIKPNAWSIIEEGWNPDLVKSSESLFSIGNGAMGQRANFEESYSGETFQGSYLAGVYYPDKTRVGWWKNGYPEYFAKVLNAPNYIGIDIFIDGEMLDLAAFDRKDIRNYRRELNMKEGWYERTFEIDLSEEKTIKVTARRFLCMNLDELAAINYSVKAIKGHMRISFQPYIDAGITNEDSNWDDKFWDIEELQSTDHQGFIRSRTNKTNFYVCTFMQSELYKNGEHVQYADHFDKNDTVVRHKVATQISEGETATLIKYAGYTSSLNYEHFEILDAAKRVLHTAVEKGYPQLLQDQKEAWAQIWSMADIAIEGDLKAQQGIRFNIFQLNQTYSGKDARLNIGPKGFTGEKYGGSTYWDTEAYCIPFYMATKDQKVARNLLKYRYEQLDKAIENAEKLGFSNGAALYPMVTMNGEECHNEWEITFEEIHRNGAMIFAIHNYLKYTGDYSYVPEMGLEVMIGVARFWHQRATFSQRAKKYMILGVTGPNEYENNVNNNWYTNYLAKWCIEQAVNHLDKVKSGHKKDYERIVGLTKISNGEVASWLEVAQNMYEPYDEELGVYLQQDGFLDKEIIPVSDLKPSQRPINQKWSWDRILRSCYIKQADVLQGFYFFEDHFSREQLEKHFDFYEPLTVHESSLSPCVHSIQAAHLGRMDQAYQFYLRTSRLDLDDYNHEVEEGCHITSMAGTWMSIVEGFGGLKIINDIPSFTTRLPEQWDSFSFKINFRDQILKVHVTADKTTVTLEGESTQDVIVNGKQIHLEPETVKI is encoded by the coding sequence ATGAGTCGAGAATATATCAAACCAAACGCGTGGTCCATCATTGAAGAAGGCTGGAATCCAGATTTAGTAAAATCTAGTGAAAGCCTATTTTCCATAGGTAATGGAGCAATGGGACAACGAGCAAATTTTGAAGAATCCTATTCTGGAGAAACCTTCCAGGGAAGTTACCTCGCAGGTGTCTATTATCCAGACAAGACCAGAGTTGGATGGTGGAAAAATGGCTATCCAGAATATTTTGCCAAAGTCCTTAACGCACCTAATTATATAGGTATTGATATTTTCATCGACGGTGAAATGCTCGATCTTGCCGCATTTGATAGGAAAGACATTCGCAACTACCGTCGCGAGCTCAACATGAAAGAAGGTTGGTATGAGAGAACCTTTGAAATTGATCTGTCTGAAGAAAAAACGATCAAGGTTACTGCGCGCAGATTCTTATGCATGAATCTTGATGAGCTTGCCGCAATCAATTACAGCGTTAAGGCCATTAAAGGGCACATGCGCATCTCGTTTCAACCCTACATTGATGCTGGCATCACAAATGAAGACTCCAACTGGGACGACAAGTTCTGGGATATAGAAGAGCTGCAATCTACAGATCATCAGGGATTTATACGCAGCCGTACGAATAAAACCAACTTCTACGTCTGTACCTTTATGCAATCAGAATTGTATAAAAATGGAGAGCATGTCCAGTATGCAGATCATTTTGATAAAAATGACACCGTTGTTAGACATAAAGTCGCTACGCAGATTTCTGAAGGAGAAACAGCAACATTGATCAAATATGCGGGTTATACCTCAAGTCTTAACTACGAGCATTTTGAGATTTTGGACGCGGCAAAACGTGTTCTTCACACTGCGGTAGAAAAAGGATATCCTCAATTATTGCAGGATCAAAAAGAGGCTTGGGCTCAAATCTGGTCCATGGCAGATATTGCGATAGAAGGAGATTTGAAGGCCCAGCAAGGCATTAGATTCAATATTTTCCAGCTCAACCAGACATATTCTGGTAAGGATGCACGCTTAAATATTGGTCCTAAAGGTTTTACAGGTGAAAAATATGGTGGCTCTACGTATTGGGATACTGAGGCATATTGCATACCTTTCTACATGGCTACCAAAGATCAAAAGGTCGCCAGAAATTTACTGAAATATAGGTATGAGCAGCTAGACAAGGCCATTGAGAATGCCGAGAAATTGGGATTCTCCAATGGAGCTGCTCTGTATCCTATGGTTACCATGAATGGCGAGGAATGCCATAATGAATGGGAAATCACCTTTGAAGAAATCCACCGCAACGGTGCGATGATTTTTGCAATCCACAATTACCTTAAATACACCGGCGACTATTCCTATGTTCCAGAAATGGGTCTGGAAGTCATGATAGGTGTTGCCAGGTTCTGGCACCAGCGTGCAACGTTTTCCCAGCGTGCTAAGAAATACATGATTCTGGGCGTTACAGGTCCCAATGAATATGAGAACAATGTCAACAACAATTGGTACACGAACTATCTAGCAAAATGGTGTATTGAGCAGGCGGTTAATCATTTGGACAAAGTAAAGAGCGGTCATAAAAAAGACTATGAGCGCATCGTTGGCTTAACTAAAATTTCTAATGGCGAGGTCGCATCATGGCTGGAAGTAGCACAAAATATGTACGAACCCTATGATGAAGAGTTGGGCGTTTACTTACAGCAGGACGGCTTTTTGGATAAGGAAATCATTCCAGTTTCTGACCTCAAACCTTCACAACGACCTATCAATCAAAAATGGTCTTGGGACCGCATCCTGCGCAGCTGCTACATCAAGCAGGCAGATGTACTTCAAGGATTCTACTTTTTTGAAGATCATTTTAGCAGGGAACAACTAGAAAAGCACTTCGATTTTTACGAGCCATTGACGGTTCATGAGAGCTCGCTATCGCCGTGCGTTCACAGCATACAGGCAGCCCATTTGGGTCGCATGGATCAAGCCTATCAATTCTATTTAAGAACTTCTAGATTAGACCTGGATGACTATAACCATGAAGTAGAAGAAGGTTGTCACATCACCAGTATGGCGGGAACATGGATGAGTATTGTAGAAGGTTTTGGTGGCTTAAAGATCATCAACGACATTCCTAGTTTCACTACAAGATTGCCAGAGCAATGGGATTCCTTTAGTTTCAAAATCAACTTTAGGGATCAAATCTTAAAAGTGCATGTGACAGCAGATAAAACTACCGTAACTCTAGAGGGCGAAAGCACTCAAGATGTCATTGTAAATGGTAAGCAAATACATCTAGAACCAGAGACGGTCAAAATATAA
- the pgmB gene encoding beta-phosphoglucomutase: MSKKAFIFDLDGVVVDTAKFHFIAWQKLAAELGIAFAEEENEQLKGVSRVRSLEKILEWGNRSIDQETFDRKLIQKNEEYLEMVETLTQDDILPGVHEFLLRLRESEQPIALGSASKNARPILKKLGIHDLFDAIVDGTDVSKAKPDPEVFLNACELLNMPAANAIVFEDSIAGIQAANNAGMISIGLGEAQNLSEADEVFESFLDMPQDYQQQLLNKTK, from the coding sequence ATGAGTAAAAAAGCATTCATATTTGATCTGGATGGAGTCGTAGTCGATACCGCAAAATTCCATTTTATTGCTTGGCAAAAACTGGCGGCAGAATTAGGTATCGCTTTCGCGGAAGAGGAAAACGAACAGCTCAAAGGAGTATCCAGAGTTCGTTCCCTAGAAAAGATCCTCGAATGGGGAAACAGATCCATTGATCAAGAAACCTTTGACCGAAAACTCATTCAGAAAAATGAGGAATATCTCGAGATGGTAGAAACACTTACCCAGGATGATATCCTACCTGGCGTGCATGAATTTTTATTACGCTTACGCGAAAGCGAACAACCCATCGCCCTAGGTAGTGCCAGTAAAAATGCCAGACCTATACTCAAAAAACTTGGGATTCATGATTTGTTTGACGCCATCGTAGATGGTACCGATGTGAGCAAGGCAAAACCAGATCCAGAAGTGTTTCTTAACGCCTGTGAACTGCTCAACATGCCAGCAGCAAACGCCATCGTTTTTGAGGACAGTATCGCAGGAATCCAGGCCGCCAATAATGCTGGAATGATCAGTATTGGTTTGGGAGAAGCACAAAATTTAAGTGAGGCAGATGAAGTTTTTGAGAGCTTCCTGGATATGCCTCAAGATTATCAACAACAGTTATTGAATAAAACGAAGTAA
- a CDS encoding MFS transporter, producing MQKPKLGFWDIWNMSFGFLGIQFGFALQNANVSRIFSTLNAPVEDLAVFWLAAPLTGLIVQPIIGYFSDRTWTRLGRRRPYFLVGAILSSLALVAMPNSSSLWMAIGVLWIMDSSINISMEPFRAFVGDNLPQRQRALGFSMQSFFIGIGAVVGSLLPYMFTNWMGISNTAPEGVIPDSVTYSFYAGAAVFLIAVLWTVFNSKEYSPEEMAQFEQSDIAKKVSRDTPEDLRANINWQFINGAIMLLIGIAGASWVYFNELKNDLYILTVGLVVAGLLFIVVGLLRKQNIKNGFTTIITDMQNMPITMKQLSIVQFFSWFALFSMWIYMNDTVTGHVFNFFDKTSQGYNDAADWVPVMFGVYNGVAAAVAFLLPVVAKRTSNKVTHMLALILGGLGLISVYFVSDRIGLVMSMVGVGVAWASILSIPYAMLSGSLPSNKMGYYMGVFNFFIVIPQLVAASILGYLVGTVFNEQPVYAILIGGCSMILAGLLTLNVTTARTVNIPETPLRPQ from the coding sequence ATGCAAAAGCCTAAGTTAGGTTTCTGGGATATCTGGAACATGAGTTTCGGGTTTCTCGGTATTCAGTTTGGTTTTGCCTTGCAAAATGCCAACGTTTCTAGAATCTTTTCCACGCTCAATGCTCCTGTGGAGGATTTAGCCGTTTTCTGGTTAGCAGCACCATTGACAGGTTTGATTGTGCAGCCTATCATCGGTTATTTTAGTGATCGTACCTGGACAAGATTAGGGCGTAGACGTCCCTATTTTCTGGTAGGGGCCATTTTATCTTCACTGGCCTTGGTTGCCATGCCTAATTCCAGTTCCTTATGGATGGCCATAGGTGTGTTGTGGATCATGGATTCCAGTATCAATATTAGTATGGAGCCTTTTCGTGCTTTTGTAGGTGACAATTTACCGCAACGTCAACGAGCCCTAGGTTTTTCTATGCAATCCTTCTTTATAGGTATTGGTGCCGTAGTTGGCTCGCTATTGCCATATATGTTTACCAACTGGATGGGAATAAGCAATACGGCGCCAGAAGGTGTCATTCCAGATTCAGTTACCTATTCTTTTTATGCAGGCGCAGCAGTTTTCTTGATCGCCGTACTATGGACCGTATTTAATTCCAAAGAGTATTCTCCAGAAGAAATGGCGCAGTTTGAGCAATCTGATATTGCCAAAAAAGTTTCTAGAGACACGCCAGAAGATTTAAGAGCCAATATCAACTGGCAATTTATCAACGGTGCGATTATGTTACTGATAGGTATTGCTGGTGCCTCATGGGTATACTTTAATGAACTCAAAAACGACCTGTATATTCTTACGGTAGGTCTAGTAGTTGCCGGGCTTCTATTTATAGTCGTTGGATTGCTTAGAAAGCAAAATATCAAAAACGGCTTCACCACCATCATCACAGATATGCAAAACATGCCCATCACTATGAAGCAGTTGTCCATCGTACAATTCTTCTCTTGGTTTGCGCTGTTTTCCATGTGGATCTATATGAATGATACGGTCACGGGTCACGTGTTCAACTTTTTTGACAAGACCTCTCAAGGCTACAATGATGCAGCAGATTGGGTTCCAGTAATGTTCGGTGTTTATAATGGTGTTGCTGCAGCCGTAGCCTTTTTACTGCCCGTTGTCGCAAAGAGAACTTCTAATAAAGTCACACACATGCTGGCTCTTATCTTAGGTGGATTAGGCTTGATATCAGTTTATTTTGTGAGCGATCGCATAGGATTGGTCATGAGCATGGTAGGTGTAGGCGTGGCTTGGGCAAGTATTCTTTCCATTCCATACGCCATGTTATCAGGTTCATTGCCATCAAATAAGATGGGTTATTACATGGGAGTTTTCAACTTTTTCATTGTGATACCACAATTGGTTGCCGCCAGTATATTGGGATATTTAGTAGGAACTGTCTTTAATGAGCAACCTGTTTATGCCATTTTAATAGGTGGTTGCTCCATGATTCTCGCGGGTTTGCTTACCCTAAATGTCACTACCGCCAGAACCGTCAATATTCCTGAAACCCCATTAAGACCACAGTAA
- a CDS encoding LacI family DNA-binding transcriptional regulator, with protein sequence MAQKLTLKKIAQDLNVSISTVSKALRDSHEISVETRDKIKDYAKKYNYKPNNIALSLKNQKTKKIGIIIPEIVHHFFATVISGIEKVANEKGYQVIICLSGESFDKEVVNMDMLANGSIDGFIMSLSKETLERQDFHHLREVLNQGMPIVMFDRVVDSIACDKIIIDDVAAAQSATDFLLRKGKKNLGIISTVDYVNVGKLRTQGFKDALLKREIKFKESSVLRIEDADNCTKSIEKFLKQGNYDGVVAVNELFAVTASKALKKMGKSIPDDVAIIAFTDGMLSKYASPTLTTIGQKGEDMGGLAAAKLIERLESKHDMEESYETVIVKTSLVERESTP encoded by the coding sequence ATGGCTCAAAAACTTACCCTAAAGAAAATTGCACAGGACTTGAATGTGTCTATTTCTACCGTTTCCAAAGCATTGAGGGATTCTCACGAAATAAGTGTAGAGACTCGAGATAAAATCAAGGACTATGCTAAAAAATATAATTACAAGCCCAACAACATCGCCTTAAGTCTTAAGAATCAGAAGACTAAAAAGATAGGGATCATTATTCCAGAGATCGTTCACCACTTTTTTGCCACTGTAATTTCTGGTATAGAAAAGGTAGCTAATGAAAAGGGCTATCAAGTGATAATCTGTCTATCTGGAGAAAGCTTTGATAAGGAAGTTGTCAATATGGACATGCTGGCTAACGGTAGTATTGACGGTTTTATCATGAGCCTGTCGAAGGAAACGCTTGAAAGACAGGACTTTCACCATCTTAGGGAAGTGCTCAATCAAGGTATGCCTATCGTGATGTTTGATAGGGTTGTGGATTCCATTGCTTGCGATAAGATTATTATTGACGATGTCGCGGCCGCTCAAAGCGCTACCGATTTTCTCCTGCGCAAGGGCAAGAAAAACCTAGGTATCATATCTACCGTTGATTATGTAAACGTAGGTAAATTAAGGACTCAAGGGTTTAAGGATGCGCTGCTTAAAAGAGAGATCAAATTCAAGGAATCCAGCGTTTTAAGAATCGAGGATGCCGATAATTGTACGAAAAGCATTGAAAAATTCCTGAAGCAGGGTAACTATGACGGCGTTGTTGCCGTCAATGAACTTTTTGCTGTCACGGCTAGCAAGGCACTCAAAAAAATGGGTAAATCCATTCCTGACGATGTTGCCATCATCGCATTTACAGATGGAATGTTGAGTAAGTATGCCAGTCCCACATTGACTACCATAGGTCAAAAAGGCGAAGATATGGGTGGTCTTGCGGCTGCAAAATTGATCGAAAGACTGGAAAGTAAGCACGATATGGAGGAGAGTTACGAAACCGTTATCGTAAAAACTTCGCTGGTAGAACGTGAATCTACGCCCTGA
- a CDS encoding SusC/RagA family TonB-linked outer membrane protein, giving the protein MNQKLKIATLLLLLPLFALAQTVKGTVTDGSTNLPVLGASVVVKGTSNGTSTDFDGNYTLNNVPENATIVISYLGYATQEIPYTGQETLNVALAEDASQLDAIVLIGYGSIKQENVTAAQTTISDDEFNNGAIVSPGQQLAGKAAGVQVIAPSGRPGDGPRIRVRAGSTLDGNNDALYVVDGVPLDQQNANLNSLNPNDIESYTILKDASATAIYGNRASNGVILITTKKGKVNSDWEVSYDAQFAVNNNTDRLDILTADELRNIATARGEDLSLLGDANTDWQEAIFQTGTRGYHNLVVSKGFETTALRLALSQVNEEGTLRTSDYRRSTVNLSVTQRALNNDLKLTLTAQGALEEIGNADGGAIGSSLVFDPTQPITSNNPADNLGGYFEFFTNGNLEVNAPRNPVGLLQSLDSENDNSQIRANLNVNYKLPFLEGLTFDGNAGFDYNEFDSYSIRSANSGAGFNDNGSRSLSDGLRRNVLLNGRLDYETSIDAINTDVQATIGSSYQDFTRETYSQNTDNGVLLDRRFFPGDNRLISFFGRLTFDINDLFVLSGSISRDGSSRFSPEERFGIFGGVSGALKLTNLDFVQNSGFLSQLKLRAGYGVTGQQEIGPDFLYIQVFTPGQPAASVQFGNRFLPTLRPEGTQDLTWEETSQYNVGLDFGLFDDRLTGTVDAYYRETTDLLQGAPLPGGALENFILQNAGDTQSRGLELGLNADVIRNDDLRWNVGANMTFNEIEITNLAGPNDNPVEVGGIAGGVGNNIQERAIGFDPTAFHVYRQVYDQNGNPLNGVYVDINNDNVINNADRVRYKKANPDMYYGLTSNLSFKNFFFNFTLRGSAGLYNYNNVDSNAATYSNIFNNPGAYYTNSTTDVLDTNFENTQLFSDYYVQKADFLKLDNAQIGYNIPGDKVDIRASLTGTNLFTITDYDGLDPEVAGGIDNTIYPRSRGIILGLGFTF; this is encoded by the coding sequence ATGAATCAAAAATTAAAAATTGCAACCTTACTACTCTTATTACCGCTCTTTGCTCTTGCGCAAACGGTAAAAGGAACCGTAACGGATGGCTCTACCAACCTACCGGTTCTGGGAGCATCAGTAGTTGTCAAAGGAACCAGTAATGGTACCTCAACAGATTTTGATGGGAATTATACCCTCAACAATGTCCCAGAAAACGCGACCATTGTCATAAGTTATCTAGGATATGCCACTCAAGAAATCCCTTACACCGGCCAAGAAACACTAAATGTTGCCCTTGCTGAGGATGCCTCACAGCTGGATGCAATCGTTCTCATTGGTTATGGATCTATCAAGCAAGAGAACGTTACTGCTGCACAAACCACCATTAGCGATGATGAATTTAACAATGGTGCCATAGTATCTCCAGGCCAACAACTTGCAGGTAAGGCAGCTGGTGTTCAAGTTATTGCTCCATCAGGACGTCCTGGCGATGGACCTAGAATTAGGGTGCGTGCTGGATCTACACTTGACGGTAACAATGATGCTCTTTACGTAGTTGATGGTGTGCCGCTAGATCAACAAAATGCCAATCTAAACAGTTTGAACCCCAATGACATTGAGAGCTATACAATCCTTAAGGATGCGAGTGCAACTGCTATTTACGGTAACCGCGCCTCTAATGGTGTCATATTGATTACTACTAAAAAAGGGAAAGTTAACAGCGATTGGGAAGTAAGTTATGATGCTCAATTTGCTGTAAACAATAACACAGACCGTTTAGATATCTTGACGGCAGATGAACTTAGAAATATAGCTACTGCTAGAGGTGAAGACCTTTCTCTTTTAGGTGATGCCAATACTGACTGGCAAGAAGCTATTTTTCAAACTGGAACTCGTGGTTATCACAACCTTGTAGTTTCCAAAGGTTTTGAAACTACTGCTTTAAGACTTGCCTTATCGCAGGTAAATGAAGAAGGTACTCTTAGAACATCTGACTATAGAAGATCAACTGTTAACTTATCTGTTACTCAAAGAGCGCTTAACAATGACTTGAAACTAACATTAACAGCTCAAGGTGCTTTAGAAGAAATAGGTAATGCAGATGGTGGTGCCATAGGTAGCTCACTGGTTTTTGATCCTACCCAACCCATTACCTCAAACAATCCAGCAGATAACCTAGGTGGATATTTTGAGTTCTTTACCAATGGTAACCTCGAAGTAAATGCTCCTAGAAACCCTGTGGGATTACTTCAAAGTTTAGATTCTGAAAATGACAACTCACAAATAAGAGCCAATCTTAATGTGAACTATAAGCTTCCTTTTCTTGAGGGATTGACATTTGACGGTAATGCTGGATTTGATTACAATGAATTTGATAGCTATAGTATAAGATCTGCAAATTCTGGTGCAGGTTTCAACGATAATGGATCTCGTTCCTTAAGCGACGGACTTAGAAGAAATGTTTTGCTAAATGGTCGCCTTGACTATGAAACAAGCATAGACGCTATCAATACAGATGTTCAAGCAACTATTGGTAGTAGTTACCAAGACTTTACGAGAGAAACCTATTCACAGAACACAGACAATGGCGTTTTGTTGGATCGACGCTTTTTCCCTGGAGATAATAGGCTGATTAGTTTCTTTGGACGTTTAACGTTTGACATTAATGATCTATTCGTTCTTTCTGGAAGTATTAGCCGCGATGGATCCTCTAGATTCTCGCCAGAAGAACGTTTTGGTATTTTTGGAGGTGTAAGCGGTGCTTTAAAGCTGACAAACCTTGATTTTGTGCAAAACAGTGGCTTCCTTTCACAATTAAAACTACGTGCTGGATATGGTGTTACTGGCCAGCAGGAAATAGGACCAGACTTTTTATATATCCAGGTCTTTACTCCAGGACAACCAGCTGCCTCTGTTCAATTTGGTAACCGATTTTTACCTACTTTGAGACCAGAAGGAACACAAGATTTGACGTGGGAAGAGACTTCTCAATATAACGTAGGTTTGGATTTTGGATTATTTGACGATCGCCTTACAGGTACTGTCGACGCATACTACAGAGAAACAACAGATCTATTACAAGGTGCTCCATTACCAGGTGGTGCTTTAGAAAATTTCATCCTTCAAAATGCTGGGGACACACAAAGTCGAGGCCTAGAATTAGGTTTGAATGCAGATGTTATCAGAAATGATGATCTAAGATGGAACGTTGGTGCGAATATGACCTTCAATGAAATTGAAATTACAAATCTTGCAGGGCCAAACGATAATCCAGTAGAAGTTGGAGGAATTGCTGGTGGTGTAGGAAATAACATTCAAGAAAGAGCCATAGGCTTTGACCCAACAGCATTTCACGTCTACCGCCAAGTTTATGACCAAAACGGAAACCCTTTGAACGGCGTTTACGTAGATATAAATAATGACAACGTTATAAACAACGCTGATAGAGTACGTTACAAAAAAGCAAATCCTGATATGTATTACGGATTGACTTCAAATTTGAGCTTCAAAAACTTCTTTTTTAACTTCACTCTAAGAGGATCTGCTGGATTATACAATTATAATAATGTGGACTCTAACGCTGCTACCTATTCAAATATTTTCAACAATCCAGGAGCCTACTATACCAATAGTACTACAGATGTTTTAGATACGAACTTTGAGAACACTCAACTGTTCTCTGACTATTACGTTCAAAAGGCAGACTTCTTGAAATTAGATAATGCGCAGATAGGTTATAATATTCCCGGCGACAAAGTTGACATAAGAGCCTCATTGACAGGAACTAACTTATTCACCATCACAGATTACGATGGTTTAGATCCAGAAGTAGCTGGTGGTATCGATAATACGATCTACCCACGTAGTAGAGGAATTATTTTAGGTTTAGGATTTACATTTTAA
- a CDS encoding RagB/SusD family nutrient uptake outer membrane protein gives MKIYKYLFGVVVAFFALSSCEETLDLEPRGENLTSGEVLSDPASYDRLAAKVYAGLILGGQEGGDGNADIGGIDGGFSNYLRIYWQHQELSSDEALIAWDDGTIKDFQRQTWSDSNEFINAMYSRVNYQIALANDFIRNSSEASLDSYGIPESERETIRAFRTEVRFLRAYSYYHGMDLFGSMPFKDENSDPNALAQNIERADLFNYIESELLDIEDEIAPARTNEYGRADQATVWMTLAKIYLNAEVYTGTSRYTEVVDYTTKVINAGYSVDTSAPYANLFLADNDSNGSQNEFIWTLNFDGQRTQTFGGTTFLTHAPVGGDMDPDNFGINGGWFGIRTTPQFVELFPGEENSADGRELFFTENQTKQINNESQFSQGFAIAKYKNVDVNGVQGSDATGDFVDIDFPVYRLADAYLMYAEGVLRGGGGSTSLAVDYINILRERAYGNSGSNITAGDLNLDFILDERGRELYWETHRRQDLIRFNQFSSNGVWAWKGNVATGTTTSSFRDLFPIPARELNLNDNLVQNPGY, from the coding sequence ATGAAAATTTATAAGTATTTATTTGGCGTTGTGGTGGCGTTCTTTGCTCTATCGAGCTGCGAAGAAACGTTGGACCTAGAGCCAAGAGGTGAAAATCTCACTTCTGGAGAAGTTTTATCTGATCCAGCATCTTACGATCGACTTGCAGCAAAAGTTTATGCTGGTTTGATCTTAGGAGGCCAGGAAGGTGGAGATGGAAATGCAGACATTGGTGGAATCGATGGTGGTTTCTCCAATTATCTTAGAATTTACTGGCAGCATCAAGAGCTTTCTAGTGATGAAGCCTTGATCGCATGGGACGACGGAACTATTAAGGATTTTCAAAGACAAACCTGGTCTGACTCCAATGAGTTTATCAACGCAATGTATTCTCGCGTGAACTACCAGATTGCTTTAGCAAATGACTTTATTAGAAATAGCTCTGAAGCTAGTCTTGACTCCTACGGGATTCCTGAAAGCGAAAGAGAAACTATCAGAGCGTTTAGAACTGAGGTGAGATTTTTGAGAGCTTATTCCTATTATCATGGAATGGATTTATTTGGATCTATGCCTTTTAAGGATGAAAACTCTGATCCTAATGCACTAGCACAAAATATAGAAAGAGCTGATTTGTTCAATTATATCGAGTCTGAATTACTGGACATCGAAGATGAAATTGCTCCTGCTAGAACTAATGAATATGGCCGTGCAGATCAAGCCACTGTGTGGATGACGTTAGCAAAAATCTATTTGAATGCAGAAGTGTATACAGGAACTTCTAGATATACTGAAGTGGTCGATTATACCACTAAAGTAATCAATGCGGGTTACTCTGTTGATACAAGTGCTCCATATGCCAACCTATTCTTGGCAGATAATGACTCCAATGGATCTCAGAATGAATTTATTTGGACACTTAATTTTGATGGACAAAGAACTCAAACGTTTGGTGGTACTACATTCCTTACTCACGCTCCCGTAGGTGGCGACATGGATCCAGACAACTTTGGAATCAATGGTGGATGGTTTGGTATCAGAACAACACCACAGTTTGTAGAGCTCTTCCCAGGAGAAGAAAATTCTGCTGATGGCAGAGAGTTGTTCTTTACTGAAAATCAGACGAAACAAATCAACAATGAAAGTCAATTTAGTCAAGGTTTTGCAATTGCAAAGTATAAAAATGTTGACGTTAATGGCGTTCAAGGCTCAGATGCCACTGGAGATTTTGTAGATATCGACTTTCCAGTATATAGATTAGCAGACGCATATTTAATGTATGCAGAAGGCGTATTACGTGGCGGTGGCGGTAGCACTTCTCTTGCTGTTGATTATATCAATATTTTGAGAGAAAGAGCCTACGGCAATAGTGGTAGTAATATTACTGCCGGTGATTTGAACCTTGACTTCATATTAGATGAAAGAGGTAGAGAATTGTATTGGGAAACACACAGGCGTCAAGACTTGATACGATTTAATCAATTTTCCAGCAATGGAGTTTGGGCATGGAAAGGAAACGTTGCTACAGGTACGACTACCTCAAGCTTTAGAGACTTATTCCCTATCCCAGCTAGAGAACTTAATCTTAATGACAACTTAGTCCAGAATCCTGGATATTAA